A portion of the Bacteroidota bacterium genome contains these proteins:
- a CDS encoding ketoacyl-ACP synthase III, which yields MKSFIKAIDYYLPEKVLDNNDLKKENPDWDMDELFKVTGVRRRYIRAEGETPSDLAVEAAKKLFKKNDINPSDIEYIVFCTQSNDYICPTTACVIQEKLKISKSCGTVDINQGCTGFVYSLSLAKALIESRQANNVLVLTAETISRYIHPKDKSSRPIFGDGAAACLVEATDESSGIGDFVFGTDGKGYRNIIIDYGCARNDMPQADEIYEVTDNYGNIRHNTSFYMNGSAVFLFSAKTGPKLIKDLLNKAGLTLDDIDLVVFHQASKLIMETVARKANIPKEKYYIHIEDCGNTVSSTIPIALYHAMEDNRTKKGDTVMFVSFGVGYSWAACVLEL from the coding sequence ATGAAAAGTTTTATTAAAGCAATTGATTATTACCTGCCTGAAAAAGTGCTTGATAATAATGATTTAAAAAAGGAAAATCCCGATTGGGATATGGACGAATTATTTAAAGTTACAGGAGTTAGGAGAAGGTATATTAGAGCCGAAGGCGAAACTCCTTCCGATTTAGCTGTAGAAGCAGCAAAAAAACTATTCAAGAAAAACGACATTAATCCTTCTGATATAGAATATATAGTTTTTTGTACTCAAAGTAATGATTATATTTGTCCTACAACAGCTTGTGTTATCCAAGAGAAATTGAAAATATCAAAATCTTGTGGTACTGTCGATATTAATCAGGGATGTACAGGATTTGTTTACAGTCTGTCGCTTGCAAAAGCTTTGATTGAAAGCCGACAAGCAAACAATGTTTTGGTTCTCACTGCCGAAACAATTAGCAGATATATTCATCCGAAAGACAAAAGTTCACGACCAATTTTTGGCGATGGAGCAGCTGCCTGCCTTGTAGAAGCAACTGATGAAAGCTCCGGCATAGGAGACTTTGTTTTTGGTACAGATGGCAAGGGGTATAGAAATATAATTATTGATTACGGATGTGCCAGAAACGATATGCCTCAGGCAGATGAAATATATGAAGTAACCGATAATTATGGAAATATTCGGCACAATACTAGTTTCTATATGAACGGAAGTGCTGTTTTTCTTTTTTCGGCAAAGACTGGACCTAAGTTAATCAAAGACCTTTTGAACAAGGCCGGACTTACCTTAGACGATATCGACCTCGTTGTTTTTCATCAGGCAAGTAAACTTATAATGGAAACTGTTGCCAGAAAAGCAAATATTCCTAAAGAAAAATATTATATACATATCGAAGATTGTGGTAACACAGTTTCATCGACAATTCCAATTGCACTTTACCATGCTATGGAAGATAATCGTACAAAAAAAGGAGATACTGTAATGTTTGTAAGCTTTGGTGTCGGGTATAGCTGGGCGGCATGTGTATTAGAATTATAA
- a CDS encoding acyl carrier protein, translated as MSIEEFIEQLEEEFDDLEPGVLKPESEFRKNFEWNSINALIFIALVDSEYDVTINAEDLNSSKTIQDLFEIIKSRV; from the coding sequence ATGTCAATAGAAGAATTTATCGAACAACTTGAAGAAGAATTTGATGATTTAGAGCCAGGAGTGTTAAAACCAGAAAGCGAATTCAGGAAAAATTTTGAATGGAATTCGATTAATGCACTGATTTTCATAGCACTTGTCGATTCTGAATATGATGTAACCATCAATGCCGAAGACTTGAATTCATCAAAAACAATTCAAGATCTTTTCGAAATTATTAAAAGTAGAGTTTAG
- a CDS encoding ketoacyl-ACP synthase III: protein MAIFSIPNTKIVGIAGTVPKKEIDNRDYDWITENERELFIKNTGVEKRRVVPGIRTVTSSDMCVMAAEKLIEELKWDKSEIECLVFVSQSRDYVLPQTSSILQDRLGLPKTCMAFDISLGCSAYVYGLSTIASHITTAKFKKSLLMVSDLSSLSTYYKDKSSYPLFGDAATVTALEYDESASPMLFNLQTDGSGWDAIMIPDGGIKNFIDKDTSFIIEKYDEGIYRNKTHVHLDGIKVFNFTLKEVAKNVKNLLKHFDKSIEDVDYAVLHQANKMINELVRKRLKLPPEKLPYSIHKLGNTSCASIPITMVFALSEELRKQKLKLVFSGFGVGLSWGSVYAETENLVVPEMLYI from the coding sequence ATGGCAATATTTTCAATTCCAAATACTAAAATTGTAGGAATAGCAGGAACTGTTCCGAAAAAAGAAATTGACAATAGAGATTATGATTGGATTACGGAAAATGAAAGAGAATTGTTCATTAAGAATACCGGTGTTGAAAAAAGACGTGTAGTTCCAGGTATTCGTACAGTTACATCTTCCGATATGTGCGTTATGGCAGCAGAAAAACTCATTGAAGAATTAAAATGGGATAAATCTGAGATCGAATGTTTAGTTTTTGTCTCACAATCAAGAGATTATGTGTTACCACAAACATCATCTATTCTGCAAGACCGATTAGGTTTACCAAAAACTTGCATGGCTTTCGATATTAGCTTAGGATGTTCGGCATATGTTTACGGATTGTCAACCATTGCATCGCATATAACTACAGCAAAATTCAAAAAATCGTTGCTTATGGTAAGCGATTTGTCATCTCTAAGTACTTATTATAAAGATAAAAGTTCATACCCATTGTTTGGCGATGCTGCCACTGTAACTGCATTGGAATACGACGAATCTGCCTCACCAATGCTTTTCAATTTACAGACCGATGGATCGGGATGGGATGCAATTATGATTCCCGATGGAGGAATAAAGAATTTTATTGATAAAGACACATCGTTCATAATTGAAAAATACGATGAAGGAATCTATAGAAATAAGACTCATGTTCACCTCGATGGCATAAAAGTTTTCAATTTTACATTGAAAGAAGTAGCAAAAAATGTTAAGAATTTACTGAAACATTTTGATAAAAGCATTGAAGATGTTGACTATGCAGTACTTCATCAGGCAAACAAAATGATAAATGAATTGGTAAGGAAAAGATTGAAACTTCCGCCAGAAAAATTACCATATTCAATACATAAGCTTGGAAATACAAGTTGTGCTTCAATACCTATTACTATGGTTTTTGCCTTGAGCGAAGAGCTTAGAAAACAAAAACTCAAGCTCGTATTTTCTGGTTTTGGAGTTGGTTTATCGTGGGGTTCGGTTTATGCTGAAACAGAAAATTTGGTAGTGCCGGAGATGCTCTATATTTAG